The stretch of DNA CGCCGACGTCTCCTCATGGCAGGCCTGCGAAACGCTGATCGCGCGCTGCGTCCAACTTCACGGGCGCATCGACGGCCTGGTCAACAACGCCGGCGTCATCTACTTCGGCGCGCCGGACGAAGAGCACGACGAGGCGCGCTCGCGGCGTCTGTTCGAGGTCAACCTCATGGGCTCGTACTTCGCCGGCATCCACGCGATGAAGCACATGTTCAAGGCCGGCCGCGGCGCTATCGTCAACATCACCTCCGGCGCCCAGGCCGGCATCGGGTCGGCCGCCGCCTACGGCGCTGCCAAGGGCGGGCTGGCGTCGCTGACTTATTGCTGGGCCATCGACGCCGCGCCGCACGGCGTGCGCGTCAATGCCGTATCGCCGATCGCGACCACTGCCCTCACGGCCCGCACAGATGCGTACATGCGCGAACACGGGCAATCGACCGCCGCCCGCGTGACCGTCGATCCCCGCTGCAATGCACCGGCGATCGCCTTCCTGCTTTCCGACGCCGCACACGATATCACCGGCCAGGTGCTTCGCGTGCACGGCAACACGCTGCAGCTCATGACGCATCCGGCGGTGATGCACCCTGCCGTCGAACGCGCTGACTGGCGCTTCGAGGATGTCGCGCAGGTCTTCGACTCGGCGTTCCGCGGCCGGCTGGCGCCTCTGGGGATGAGCACAATGGACCTGCGCTATGTGCCCATGGCCAAGCAGCACGTCGTGCCGGTGCCGGAAGATCGCCGCTAGGCGAAAAGCCCGGCTCATGGGCTCCGGTGCAAATCAAGCCTCCAG from Variovorax sp. PBL-E5 encodes:
- a CDS encoding SDR family NAD(P)-dependent oxidoreductase, whose protein sequence is MRRSASTPLADKAIIVTGAGQGIGAACAHYLAELGASLVVSDIDEAAAHGVAAGIARTGARADAQVADVSSWQACETLIARCVQLHGRIDGLVNNAGVIYFGAPDEEHDEARSRRLFEVNLMGSYFAGIHAMKHMFKAGRGAIVNITSGAQAGIGSAAAYGAAKGGLASLTYCWAIDAAPHGVRVNAVSPIATTALTARTDAYMREHGQSTAARVTVDPRCNAPAIAFLLSDAAHDITGQVLRVHGNTLQLMTHPAVMHPAVERADWRFEDVAQVFDSAFRGRLAPLGMSTMDLRYVPMAKQHVVPVPEDRR